GGTGAGTAGACCTCTCTGATGTGAAACAGCTGGATTTTTCTCCACCAAGttaattaattctgtatattggGACACATTACAGGATATTATTCTGTTTGTCCCCCATGTTGCCAGTCATGTGCGTAGGCAATAGGCATTCACTTAGCTCAATAAGGGAAACGCAGGAGCCGACCTGTTCAATTTGTTGTACTTTAATTGGTTACGGAAAATGATGATGGGTAGTCTGCtttgttacagttgattccactgttgcgaagcctgcttgtTGTCAGTTCAGTCTTCATTAACATTGATATGGGATggtgattacattttttttatcagatCTACTTCATAATCATAGGAGCCCCAATGTACAGAATGAATAGCCCACTACCAGCTAGTCATAGTATGTTTCTTGGTGATTTTTTAATAATATGCCTTGTAGTTTCTTTTAAAAGTTGGTATACCTTGATTATTGTGTTTTTAAATTACTAATtacatgtattttaattaaaagtcagtattttgtattttatttttttacatgtcatgagccagtatttgtagtttgtaacaaaatagtgTTGATGTATCTGTGCCCACCTCTGATGTAGAATAACAAAACAAATTCTTAAATATAATAATCTATATAGAGCTAAGTAGAATAACAAagcaaattaataaatataataatctATAGTTAAATTTCGTTTTGGGGACTTTCAAGAAGTATTAACTCACCAGTTCACCTTGCAACTAATCAGTTCCCTTACAAAGTCAATTATATGTCTGTTAATTGATTAAGTGTGCCAATATGTTAATTGATTATGTGCCATATGTTAATTGATTAAGTGTGCCAATATATTGTAATTGATTAAGTGTGCCAATATATTAATTGATTAAGTATGTCAATATTGAACCTAATCAATTCTCTTACAAAGTCATGGTTTGGATATTTTACCGTCAACATTATTTTCAGTGTTGATATTTGATATCATTTATAATGATACTGTTGTTAAGTTTGGTTAATGTAGGCTTTTCAATTTTATTTGAAACAACTATTATTCTTAACTAATGTATAGAGAAGCCTAGAGAAGCTCTGGTTCATTCCTCCACTCACAGCTGCTGGGTttcataagtatatatactcttttgatcctgtgagggaaatttggtctctgcatttatcccaatctgtgaattagtgaaacacacacagcacacagtgaacacacagtgaggtgaagcacaaacacatcccaacgcagtgagctgcctgctacagcggcgctcggggagcagtgaggggttaggtgccttgctcaagggcacttcagccgttcctactggtcggggttcaaaccggcaaccctccggttacaagtccagagcgctaaccagtaggccacggctgccccaaatgtaGCGTTCATATAGGTCTACTGTCACTATGGACAAAATCATAAACATGACTAGTAATGATATGGAaatacacaaggacacacagtcTAAAGAGCCATTTGTTTAATTCTTATCCGTgtcaatacaaacacacagtacaaaTAGAACATGTTAGCATTGGCATACTCTACTGCTATCTTCCTGTGATTTGAAAATTAAGATTATTATAAACACAACCAGGAttaaaacacaaccatatttcCCTTTTTACAAAAATTAacaaaatctataaaatcataACCAAGGCTTTGAGATTAATTATAATCTGCCATGTTTGTCATATAACAGTCACTTCGTCATGGTGATTAGACATAGGCTGTATAATCTACAAAAAAAATCCTTCAAACAAATAAGACAGAATTAAATAGTACATTTGAGAGAAATGTTTTTAATTATGTTGTATTAAAGACTAGAGACAGTGATAGCATGACAGAAGAGTGACAGGTGTTCCCCTGTGATGGTGAAGTGGTTCAGCCCAATAGGCCTATAGGGGTTTTCCCCTGTGATGGTGAAGTGGTTCAGCCCAATAGGCCTATAGGGTTTTCTAGAATAGCCAACTGGAGACTATGGTATTACTTAGTCCTATgtgtttttgcagtgttttttggTCCAAAGTCTTTATAGAACTGGACATTGTGGTCTTACAAGGTCTTCTAATGTTTCTGATGCACCCCAGGTAACATACCCATATATGGCTATGCATTCTATAGGCCAACAGCCATCCATTCTATAGAAGTAGAACCCCATCGCCATACAGCCATCACATTCTATAGAACCCCATCACCATACAGCCATCACGTTCTATAGAACCCCATCACCATACAGCCATCACATTCTGTAGAACCCCATCACCATACAGCCATATGGTTGTGGCCAAGTTCACCATGGAGGGATTGGagctattttatacagtctatggtttggaGTGCGTTATAAGGCTGCACCAAAAGAGAGACTGCTCATGAAGAATCTCGTGCTCTGAAGTactcacatcacatacacaaagagcaggaaaaaaacattttaggaAAATAGAAAGTTCTAGAAAAGAGAAGCACTAGAGGTGAGTGCTTCCCAGTAGAGAGCAAGCGTCTAGTGTTCAGCAGCAAGTGAAAGGAAGCCACCCTACGTCTGCTGCACCACACAGCAGGATGCTGTGCCGCACGCTAGCTGCTAACAGTTTGAGTTGCGTTATGTGAGAATGTCATGTCTGAGTGAAGCACTAAACAATAAGAATTAGCAGTTGAGGCTACAGCATACTAGAACCTAGTAGATAGCAGCTGTGGCCACACCATTTCTGAGTGTGGGGGTAACTGCCAGCAGCTGTGGTAGCTACAATATTTCTGAGTGTGGGGGTAACTGCCAGCAGCTAACTGTGGTAGCTACAATATTTCTGAGTGTGATGCTAAAGCCTAGCAGTTAGCAGCTGTGGCTACACCATATCTGAGTGCAGCACTAATGGGTAGCAGTGGCTACACCATCTCTGTGTGTGGCGTTAAAGGTAAGCAGTTAGCAGCTGTGGCTACATCGTCTCAGCGTGTGGTGCTAACAGCTATCAGCAAGCAGAGGCTACATCATCTCTGAGTGTGTCTCTAATAGCTAGTGGATAGCTGTGGCTACGTTATCTTTGGTCGGGTACTAAAGGCTAGCGGCTAGTGGTGGCTACACCATCTCTGAGTATGGCGCATACAGCTAGCGGTGGCTACACCATCTCTCAGTGTGGTGCTAACAGCTAGCAGCTAGCGGTGGCTACACCATCTCTGAGTGTGGTGCTAACAGCTAGCAGCTAGCGGTGGCTACACCATCTCTGAGTGTGGTGCTAACAGCTAGCAGCTAGCGGTGGCTACACCACGCTCTGAGTGTGGCGTTAATAGGTAGCAGCTAGCGGTGGGTACACCACGCTCTGAGTGTGGCGATAATAGGTAGCAGCTAGCGGTGGCTACACCACGCTCTGAGTGTGGCGTTAATAGCTAGCAGCTAGCTGTGGCTACACCACGCTCTGAGTGTGGCGTTAATAGGTAGCAGCTAGCGGTGGCTACACCACGCTCTGAGTGTGGCGATAATAGGTAGCAGCTAGCGGTGGCTACACCACGCTCTGAGTGTGGCGTTAATAGCTAGCAGCTAGCTGTGGCTACACCACGCTCTGAGTGTGGCGTTAATAGGTAGCAGCTAGCGGTGGCTACACCACGCTCTGGCGGCCCTCGTGGCCGAAGCTGGAGGAACTCGAGCAGCGCTGGAAGTCGATGAAGATGCCCTCGGGGTCCGAGTCCATGGACTCCAGGATCTGGTCCACGATGGTCTCGGGGCTGGACGAGATGCTGGCGCAAGAGGGCGGCGTCTCCTTGGACAGCGCTGGAGAGCGCTGCCCCCTACTGGTCAGACGGAACGAGCCGGACCCTGAGAGGCGGGGGGGCGAGTGATCgggcaggagggagggggacggGGAATCGGCGCCGTCGTTGGCTCCCCGCCGCTGGACGCTCGGCGAGTGGTCCGAGGCCTGACCGCCGGGCTCCTCCAGGCAGCAGGTCATCTCGCCGATGGAGTGGCGCCGCAGCCCGAGGCTGCCCCCTGCACACAGCCCGATCTCGGGGTCGTACTCTGCCACCGGCGTCAGCATGGGGATGTTGTAGCTCTTGGAGCGTACCACCGGGTTCTTAGCGGGGGGGTCGGACGACGACTTGGGCCAACGACGCTGCAGgcgcttctctgtgtgtgtgtgtgtgtgtgtgtgagagagagagaaggtgtgtgtgtgtgtgtgtgtgtgtgtgtgtgtgtgtgtgtgtgagagagagagaaggtgtgtgtgtgtgtgtgtgtgtgtgagagagagagagagagggtcattAGAAAGGAACAGTATGACAGAGAAGATGACAATTCAGCTTTCATTCAACATCATTCAATctagaggctgtgtgtgtgtgtgtgtgtgcgtgtaagcaGGGTTGTAgaggaggctaaacgcaagtaaacgctgtttatccacctctgaaatttcaaaaatgtattcaccaaatgcaacttttaacattaaaaaatagaatagtttacccacctcttattttaccattaGACCcctcagtgtgagtgtgagtgtgtgtgtgtgtgtgtgtgtgtgtgtgtgtgtgtgtgtgcatgtgagtgtgtgtgcgtgggtgtgtgtgtgcgcatgtgagtgtgtgtgtgtgtgtgtgtgtgtgtgtgcgcatgtgtgtgtgtgtgtgtgtgcatgtgtgtgtgtgtgtgtgtgtgtgcatgtgagtgtgtgtgtgcgtgtgtatgtgtgtgtgagtgtgtgtgtgtgtgcatgtgtgtgtgtgtgtgtgtgtgtgtgtggtcacctaGCACACAGGAGCAGTGTGAGACGGATCCGTCGTGTGAGTAGAGGCCATGACTGCCCAGGTAGGGAGAGACCACCCTCTGGACCAGAGACTCCAGCTTCAGGTAGTCATCCGTCACTCCCTTAGATTCATGCAcgccctagacacacacacacacacacacacacaaacacacacacacagatgagagaagagagaaagcaaTGATGTGCAAtgaagccgtggcctactggttagcactctggacttgtaaccggagggttgccggttcgagccccgaccagtgggccacggctgcaagtgcccttgagcaaggcacctaacccctcactgctccccgagcgccgccgttgtagcaggcagctcactgcgccgggattagtgtgtgcttcacctcactgtgtgttcactgtgtgctgtttgtgtttcactaattcaccgattgggttaaatgcagagaccaaatttccctcacgggatcaaaaaagtatatatacttatatacttatacttatgtaaTGATGTTATTTATGTGTAAATACAACcctcaccaaacacacacacacgtgcctcaCACTCAGAAATATTGTAGCTACCACAGTTAGCTGCTGGCAGTTACCCCCACACTCAGAAATATTGTAGCTACCACAGCTGCTGGCAGTTACCCCCACACTCAGAAATGGTGTGGCCACAGCTGCTATCTACTAGGTTCTAGTATGCTGTAGCCTCAACTGCTAATtcttattgtttgtgtgtgtgtgacacctgGAGAACATTCCAGACGCGCCGCAGCCCCAGCAGAGCTCCTGCACCTGTGGAGTCTGTTGTTCTTCTGCGTATCCACTAGGGGGCACTCCTGTCTCAGTGGACAGGATGCTACACAAAGAGCCTTTCACTCCTGCAGAAATGAGAGGAatttcctccacacacacacacacacacacacacacacacacacacacacacacacacacacacacacacctgccctgcTGCCAGGCCTTTTACACCAGTGTGTGTCCTGAGGTGGGCTGTCTATTTCAGACGTGTGTTTCACTGCCATTTTAAGcattagtgtgtgagtgtgtgagtgtgtgtgtgtgtgtgtgtgtgtgtgtttggtttgtgtgtgtgtgtgtgtctgagtgggaTGTGAATTAGTCATTTACtgatggggatgtgtgtgtgtgtgtgaaccaaaAATATATTATTGTAAAACAATCAGCACTTGAGCAGCCTCAGATGTGTGTGAGCTCTGGATTCACTCAGTCATGTGGTGTCCAGCCTGAAGAGGGTGCTATTGCACCATGGGGTCAGAGCAACACTGAAGATGAAATCACTACACACAGCAAACCAACACACTGTGACTTTCCACAAGATGTCAAAGCTGTCAGACACAccccacatgtctagacacacacacacacacgcacacacacacacacacacacacacacacacacacacacacacaacacacacacaacacatgcacacacaccacacacacaacacacacacacacacacacacacaacacacacacatcacacacacaacacacacacacacaacacacacacatcacacacacacacaacacacacacaccacacacaccacacacacacatcacacacacacacacacacacacacacaacacacacacaacacacacacacaacacacacacaccacacacaccacacacacacatcacacacacaacacacacacacacacacacacacacaacacacatcacacacacacacacacacacacacacacacacacacacacacacaacgagaaAAGGATGACGGAAAGAGAGGCATGAGGAGGAAGATACAGAAGAGTACAGAAGAGTAGCATCTAAGAACAAAATAATGTTAGTACTGAAGCTTTctagcattacacacacacacacatacacatacacacacaagcttccTAGGAAGTTGAATGCATTGACACTGGACAATGACTAGTGCAATGATGAAGTGTCAGGACCAGGGAATATTCAGACTAACTGCTTTGCTATATTGAGCCCATGAGAGAGAACAACTATGTGAGAGaacaactatgtgtgtgtgtgtgtgtgtgtaaaagagagagagagagttagtggttctggtgtgagagggggggggggtggagagagagaacgcgTGAATAAGAAACTGGGTAAACGAGTGCGAGCTGAATGGGAGAGAAGTAGAACAAAGGAGTGGAAAATTACACCAGCAGTAGAATGAGTAAATAAttatgaaagagtgtgtgtgtgtgtgtgtgtgtgtgtgtgtgtggccctgtgGTTGGGGTCATTGCAAGGCCTCTTTGGTCCAAATACTGAACATGAGAAACCCATGACCTTatttcaaacaaaacacattGAGCCAGTATCCAGCaggtttcaacacacacacacacacacacacacacacacacacacacacacacactctctctctctctctctctctgaacttaatgtcctctctctccatttcttccTCTCACACAACATGCAAGCAAACACaaacgaacgcacacacacacacacacacacaaaagaaggcACATATTAATCCTATCAGGCTAGTGATAATCCCTctgaacaaaaatatataaacaccctgcagtgtctctacacacacacacacaaacacacacagaaaatccaCTGCTAAACATCaatttcagttgtgtgtgtgtgtgtgtttgtgtgtgtgtgtgagtgagagagagagcgaaagacagtgtgtgtgagtgtctttgCAGGCATATTTAAATGTCTCGATCCATGAAAGAACAGAGATGCTGATATTTGGGAGATGgtggcaaaacacacacacacacacacacacacacacacacacacactcaaacacacacaaactgaaataAACTCACCCCTACAGGCATATTCCTGAATagcatttgttgtttgttgaagGAAAATGAGAAAGCTAAAAAAGAATGTGTGTACATATttctgtgcgtgagtgtgtgtgtgtgtgtgtgagtgtgtgtgtgtgtcagtgtgtgcgtgtgtgtgtgtgtgtgtgtgtatgtgtgtgtgtgtatgtgtgtgtgcgtgtgtgtgtgtgtatgtgtgtgtgtgtatgtgtgtgtgtgtgtgtgagagagtttgtgtgtttgtgcatttgtgtgtttgtgcgtgtgtctgtgtgtgtgtgtatgtatgtgtgtgtgtgtgaatatgatacAAAATGAATCAAATGAATCAAATACTGAACATGAGAAACCCATGACCTTatttcaaacaaaacacattGAGCCAGTATCCAGCAGgtttcaacatacacacacacacacacacacacacacacactctctctctctgaacttaatgtcctctctctccctttctttctctcacacaacatgcaagcaaacacaaacgaacgcacacacacacacacaaaagaaggcACATATTAATTCTATCAGACTAGTGATAATCCCTCCGAACAGAAATATATAAACACCCTGCAGTgtctctaaacacacacgcacacacacacacacaccacacatacacacacaaacagtgaggctTCAAATTATGTCCTTGTTGTTCAACCAGGCAGAAAATCCACTGCTAAACATCAATTTcatacagttgtgtgtgtgtgtgtgtgtttgtgtgtgagtgagagagagagcgaaagacagtgtgtgtgagtgcctttGCAGTCATATTTAAATGTCTCGATCCATGAAAGAACAGAGATGCTGATAATTACTGTATGTCTGGGAGATGgtggcaaaacacacacacacacacacacacacacacaaagctaaaaaagaatgtgtgtacatatttctgtacgtgagtgtgtgtgtgagtgtgtgtgtgtgtgtgtgtgtgtgtgtgagtgtgtctgtgtgtgtgtgtgtgtgtgtgtgtgtgtgtgtgtgtgtgtgtgtgtgtgtgtgtgtgtgtgtctaggtttCCACCCAAAACTGCGGTAGCCTATTTATAGTTTGACCTCTCTGGACCTGCAGTGGGATATATACTGATGGGGGCTGAAGAATGTgggttgcagtgtgtgtgtgtgtgtgtgtgtgtgtgtgtgtttgtgtgtttgtgcatgtgtctgtgtgtgtgtgtgtgtgtatgtatgtgtgtgtgtgtgtgtgtgtgtgtgtgtgtgcgtgtgtgtgtgtgtgtgtgtgtgtttgtgcgtgtgcttgtgtgtgtgtgtgtgtgtatgtgtgtgtgtttgtgcgtgtgtgtgtgtttgtgcgcgtgtgcgtatgtaagtgtgtgtctgtgtgtgtgtgtgtgtgtttgtgcgtgtgcttgtgtgtgtgtgtatgtgtgtgtgtgtgtgtttgtgcgtgtgtttgtgcgcgtgtgcgtatgtaagtgtgtgtctgtgtgtgtgtgtgtgtgtgtgtatgtgtgtgtgtgtttggctacaGATGGCTGTGGATGTTATAAAAGAGGGTGCCGACCCAGGGCCAGAGGTGActgtaaacatgtgtgtgtgtgtgtgtgtgcgtgtgtgtgtgtgtgtgcgtgtgtgcgtgtgtgcttttgtggaATGGTgccggtcacacacacacacagactcatgtcCTCTATGATGTGAGTTCCTGTGATGTCAGAGAAATGCTGGTGACCttgaagactgtgtgtgtgtgtgtgtgtgtgtgtgtgtgaatcacaaATCTGACActgatgtgtttgtgagagtgtgccTGACTgtctttaaatgtgtgtgtctgtgtgtgtgtgtgtgtgtgtgtgtgtgtgtctgtgtgtatttgtcgaTCTGAAAACTCCCTCAATGGTTCAAAACGaactatctctctgtctctctctctgtcacacatacacacacacacacacctgtaggaTGAGCATCACACACTAGGGCTT
This portion of the Alosa sapidissima isolate fAloSap1 chromosome 22, fAloSap1.pri, whole genome shotgun sequence genome encodes:
- the LOC121697636 gene encoding proline-rich protein 5-like isoform X7, producing the protein MVILRDKIRFYEGQKLLDSLAETWDFFFCDVLSMLQAIFYPVQGKEPSVRQLALLHFRNIITLNIKLEDALCRPRARVPPSITQMMLILQGVHESKGVTDDYLKLESLVQRVVSPYLGSHGLYSHDGSVSHCSCVLEKRLQRRWPKSSSDPPAKNPVVRSKSYNIPMLTPVAEYDPEIGLCAGGSLGLRRHSIGEMTCCLEEPGGQASDHSPSVQRRGANDGADSPSPSLLPDHSPPRLSGSGSFRLTSRGQRSPALSKETPPSCASISSSPETIVDQILESMDSDPEGIFIDFQRCSSSSSFGHEGRQSVV
- the LOC121697636 gene encoding proline-rich protein 5-like isoform X2 gives rise to the protein MHTHTHTPMERDGRSFRRLKLMSSPSLSEKSTTEERTQQHRAGANATWNSIHNAVIAVFQRKVLGENELYTLNEGVRQLLKTELGSFFTEYLQNQLLTKGMVILRDKIRFYEGQKLLDSLAETWDFFFCDVLSMLQAIFYPVQGKEPSVRQLALLHFRNIITLNIKLEDALCRPRARVPPSITQMMLILQGVHESKGVTDDYLKLESLVQRVVSPYLGSHGLYSHDGSVSHCSCVLEKRLQRRWPKSSSDPPAKNPVVRSKSYNIPMLTPVAEYDPEIGLCAGGSLGLRRHSIGEMTCCLEEPGGQASDHSPSVQRRGANDGADSPSPSLLPDHSPPRLSGSGSFRLTSRGQRSPALSKETPPSCASISSSPETIVDQILESMDSDPEGIFIDFQRCSSSSSFGHEGRQSVV
- the LOC121697636 gene encoding proline-rich protein 5-like isoform X5, which produces MEWGYYIPIHLLELKLMSSPSLSEKSTTEERSEQHRAGANATWNSIHNAVIAVFQRKVLGENELYTLNEGVRQLLKTELGSFFTEYLQNQLLTKGMVILRDKIRFYEGQKLLDSLAETWDFFFCDVLSMLQAIFYPVQGKEPSVRQLALLHFRNIITLNIKLEDALCRPRARVPPSITQMMLILQGVHESKGVTDDYLKLESLVQRVVSPYLGSHGLYSHDGSVSHCSCVLEKRLQRRWPKSSSDPPAKNPVVRSKSYNIPMLTPVAEYDPEIGLCAGGSLGLRRHSIGEMTCCLEEPGGQASDHSPSVQRRGANDGADSPSPSLLPDHSPPRLSGSGSFRLTSRGQRSPALSKETPPSCASISSSPETIVDQILESMDSDPEGIFIDFQRCSSSSSFGHEGRQSVV
- the LOC121697636 gene encoding proline-rich protein 5-like isoform X6, with the protein product MSSPSLSEKSTTEERSEQHRAGANATWNSIHNAVIAVFQRKVLGENELYTLNEGVRQLLKTELGSFFTEYLQNQLLTKGMVILRDKIRFYEGQKLLDSLAETWDFFFCDVLSMLQAIFYPVQGKEPSVRQLALLHFRNIITLNIKLEDALCRPRARVPPSITQMMLILQGVHESKGVTDDYLKLESLVQRVVSPYLGSHGLYSHDGSVSHCSCVLEKRLQRRWPKSSSDPPAKNPVVRSKSYNIPMLTPVAEYDPEIGLCAGGSLGLRRHSIGEMTCCLEEPGGQASDHSPSVQRRGANDGADSPSPSLLPDHSPPRLSGSGSFRLTSRGQRSPALSKETPPSCASISSSPETIVDQILESMDSDPEGIFIDFQRCSSSSSFGHEGRQSVV
- the LOC121697636 gene encoding proline-rich protein 5-like isoform X1, with product MHTHTHTPMERDGRSFRRLKLMSSPSLSEKSTTEERSEQHRAGANATWNSIHNAVIAVFQRKVLGENELYTLNEGVRQLLKTELGSFFTEYLQNQLLTKGMVILRDKIRFYEGQKLLDSLAETWDFFFCDVLSMLQAIFYPVQGKEPSVRQLALLHFRNIITLNIKLEDALCRPRARVPPSITQMMLILQGVHESKGVTDDYLKLESLVQRVVSPYLGSHGLYSHDGSVSHCSCVLEKRLQRRWPKSSSDPPAKNPVVRSKSYNIPMLTPVAEYDPEIGLCAGGSLGLRRHSIGEMTCCLEEPGGQASDHSPSVQRRGANDGADSPSPSLLPDHSPPRLSGSGSFRLTSRGQRSPALSKETPPSCASISSSPETIVDQILESMDSDPEGIFIDFQRCSSSSSFGHEGRQSVV
- the LOC121697636 gene encoding proline-rich protein 5-like isoform X4 — translated: MHTHTHTPMERDGRSFRRLKLMSSPSLSEKSTTEERSEQHRAGANATWNSIHNAVIAVFQRKVLGENELYTLNEGVRQLLKTELGSFFTEYLQNQLLTKGMVILRDKIRFYEGQKLLDSLAETWDFFFCDVLSMLQAIFYPVQGKEPSVRQLALLHFRNIITLNIKLEDALCRPRARVPPSITQMMLILQGVHESKGVTDDYLKLESLVQRVVSPYLGSHGLYSHDGSVSHCSCVLEKRLQRRWPKSSSDPPAKNPVVRSKSYNIPMLTPVAEYDPEIGLCAGGSLGLRRHSIGEMTCCLEEPGGQASDHSPSVQRRGANDGADSPSPSLLPDHSPPRLSGSGSFRLTSRGQRSPALSKETPPSCASISSSPETIVDQILESMDSDPEGIFIDFQRCSSSSSFGHEGRQSVV